From Hippea alviniae EP5-r, the proteins below share one genomic window:
- a CDS encoding SDH family Clp fold serine proteinase yields MHLFDTLIGQLFWIIFFITLFYPYFKTHALEGNRLKLIRQLERKHSSRVITLIHRQETKSLFGFFSMKFLDIEDSEAILRAIRITPDDMPIDMIVHTPGGVALAATQIANALADHKAKVRVIVPHYAMSGGTLIALAADEILMDNYAVLGPVDPQLGHEPAASIKRIKELKEIKDISDEMLIKIDMSEKALSQMHDTVKRLLMKKGFSEDNANRVAEELSSGKWTHDYPITVEHAKQLGLNVSTDVPEEVYALMELYPQPTATQSVNYIPLPYNRPGGTHNSTNAKE; encoded by the coding sequence ATGCATTTGTTCGATACTCTGATTGGTCAGCTATTCTGGATAATCTTTTTTATCACGCTGTTTTACCCCTATTTCAAAACACACGCACTTGAAGGCAACAGATTGAAACTCATAAGACAACTTGAAAGGAAACACTCATCAAGAGTAATAACTTTAATACACAGACAAGAGACAAAATCTCTATTTGGCTTCTTCTCTATGAAATTTTTAGACATCGAAGATTCAGAAGCAATTCTACGGGCAATTAGGATAACCCCGGATGATATGCCAATAGACATGATAGTCCACACGCCCGGTGGTGTGGCTTTGGCTGCAACTCAGATTGCAAATGCATTAGCAGACCATAAGGCAAAGGTTAGAGTTATCGTCCCACACTATGCTATGTCTGGTGGAACTTTAATAGCTTTAGCCGCAGATGAAATCTTAATGGACAACTATGCCGTTTTGGGTCCTGTTGACCCACAGTTAGGTCATGAACCAGCAGCAAGTATAAAGAGAATAAAAGAGCTAAAAGAGATAAAAGACATAAGCGATGAGATGCTGATTAAAATAGATATGAGCGAGAAAGCCCTAAGTCAAATGCATGATACTGTAAAGAGACTGCTTATGAAAAAGGGATTCTCAGAAGACAATGCAAATAGAGTTGCAGAAGAGCTATCAAGCGGCAAATGGACACACGATTACCCAATAACCGTTGAGCATGCAAAACAGCTCGGTTTAAATGTTTCAACGGATGTTCCAGAAGAAGTATATGCTTTAATGGAGCTTTATCCACAACCAACAGCAACCCAATCAGTTAATTACATACCATTACCGTACAACAGACCAGGCGGAACACATAACTCAACAAACGCTAAGGAATAA